In one Campylobacter insulaenigrae NCTC 12927 genomic region, the following are encoded:
- a CDS encoding helix-turn-helix domain-containing protein: MGLDVYKLDSITNERIVINGTLKDKILLNTKIKRGSEKEIIGEILPQITNILGFKPFYHNGGNHIIFKNPKTDENLYCIEWHFAMNTKENIVKKVCKELDITQAELGRQLDVPASTINTWASGKIPKMAEVALTLMLENKQQKEILETIKKARDFIGRI; encoded by the coding sequence ATGGGATTAGATGTTTATAAATTAGATAGCATAACAAACGAAAGAATAGTCATAAATGGAACGCTTAAAGATAAAATTTTACTAAACACCAAAATAAAAAGAGGTAGTGAAAAAGAAATCATTGGTGAGATTTTACCACAAATAACAAATATATTAGGTTTTAAACCCTTTTATCATAATGGAGGAAATCATATAATTTTTAAAAACCCTAAAACAGATGAAAATCTTTATTGTATAGAATGGCATTTTGCGATGAATACAAAAGAAAACATTGTTAAAAAAGTTTGTAAAGAATTGGATATCACGCAAGCTGAGTTAGGAAGACAATTAGATGTCCCTGCTTCCACAATAAATACTTGGGCTAGTGGTAAAATTCCAAAAATGGCTGAAGTAGCATTAACTCTTATGTTAGAAAATAAACAGCAAAAAGAGATACTAGAAACAATTAAAAAAGCAAGAGATTTTATAGGTAGGATTTAA